Proteins from one Impatiens glandulifera chromosome 2, dImpGla2.1, whole genome shotgun sequence genomic window:
- the LOC124923891 gene encoding ATG8-interacting protein 2-like isoform X1 codes for MADDAAKEVNSSHGTEWEVVSLTASAYASSPSPKQVEVTDEVEADQAETSEAMFLSGHFVFPPNQLESLPVELGDVEIQNEQLEGTDNIPQMISDQGGRSDVKDEDNWNLKGLVVSDEIYGMSLSDAKVNKLSVHSSNFEEDVTLQGLNLVDKELPSIYSCIVYDENDETEVTPERVIDMSEEGQSGGTPPFPQSLEHMKDDDDDTNGNPELPGDEAWWKRQAISFYSHAKEANAFWSVFLAATVMGIVILGQHWQHERWQALQLKLKFNINDEKMGRMLGPISRFKDMIVGGNRRGSFIKDRSSVQREI; via the exons ATGGCAGATGATGCAGCAAAAGAGGTGAATTCATCTCATGGTACTGAATGGGAGGTTGTTTCGTTAACAGCATCAGCATATGCCTCATCTCCTAGTCCTAAACAAGTGGAAGTAACTGATGAAGTTGAGGCAGATCAAGCTGAAACATCTGAGGCTATGTTTTTGTCTGGCCACTTTGTCTTTCCACCAAATCAGCTCGAGAGTTTGCCCGTGGAACTGGGAgatgttgaaattcaaaatGAACAGCTGGAGGGTACAGATAACATACCTCAGATGATTTCAGATCAAGGGGGTAGATCAGATGTGAAGGATGAGGATAACTGGAATCTGAAGGGATTAGTTGTTTCGGACGAGATTTATGGAATGTCATTATCTGATGCGAAGGTTAACAAATTATCTGTCCATAGTTCTAACTTTGAAGAAGATGTAACATTGCAAGGGCTTAATTTGGTTGACAAAGAGTTGCCTAGCATTTACAGTTGTATAGTTTACGATGAAAATGATGAGACTGAAGTGACACCAGAACGAGTAATTGATATGTCTGAAGAAGGCCAAAGTGGAGGTACTCCTCCATTTCCACAGTCTCTCGAGCATATGAAGGATGATGATGACGACACGAATGGCAATCCGGAGCTCCCTGGTGATGAAGCTTGGTGGAAAAGACAAGCCATCTCCTTTTATAGCCACGCAAAAGAAGCAAATGCATTTTGGTCTGTTTTCCTCGCAGCAACTGTAATGGGGATTGTCATTCTTGGGCAGCATTGGCAACATGAAAGGTGGCAGGCTTTGCAACTTAAGTTGAAGTTCAATATAAATGATGAG AAGATGGGAAGGATGCTAGGTCCGATATCTCGATTCAAAGACATGATTGTGGGTGGGAACCGACGTGGTTCTTTCATCAAAGACCGTTCATCAGTGCAGCGTGAAATATGA
- the LOC124923892 gene encoding probable E3 ubiquitin-protein ligase RHB1A, translating into MGGCCCSSRKPQLLHGTPVYYYFPTMVLEEDNEFQSANTSPDMVLTRRLHPFDLNLDMSTPDTYRTPPAPIPYDALFGCGSSSDSESLRETISCSSFETIISTALDLKEAETSSMESPRKSKVEPLKPDEFVDNLVTEEEDVCPICLEEYIEEDPKILTRCKHHFHLECILEWMERSDVCPICNQETELEDLNC; encoded by the exons ATGGGAGGCTGCTGTTGTTCTTCAAGAAAACCTCAGTTGCTGCATGGAACACCTGTGTATTACTAT TTTCCAACAATGGTTTTGGAAGAAGATAATGAGTTTCAATCAGCAAACACCAGTCCGGACATGGTACTTACTAGGAGACTACACCCTTTTGATCTGAATTTGGACATGTCAACACCCGATACATATCGGACTCCACCAGCACCCATTCCTTACGATGCTCTTTTTGGGTGTGGATCGTCGTCAGATTCAGAATCTCTTAGAGAAACAATTAGCTGCAGTAGTTTTGAGACAATAATATCAACAGCTTTGGATCTTAAAGAAGCGGAAACCAGTTCAATGGAGTCGCCAAGAAAGTCCAAAGTGGAACCTCTAAAACCAGATGAATTTGTTGATAATTTGGTAACAGAAGAAGAGGATGTTTGTCCCATTTGTCTTGAAG AATACATTGAAGAGGATCCAAAGATTTTGACAAGATGCAAGCATCATTTTCACCTTGAGTGCATTCTGGAGTGGATGGAAAGAAGTGATGTCTGCCCTATATGCAATCAG GAAACAGAACTTGAAGATCTCAATTGTTGA
- the LOC124923914 gene encoding probable polygalacturonase, whose product MGRLWRMIWVVVMVIVMVAPSSWVSWNGGGGVECRKTVRMLESASFDYPAMSCRSHSASILDYGGVGDGKTLNTKAFQDAVNDLSQYASQGGAQLFVPSGRWLTGPFNLTSFFSLFLHKDAVLVASQDINEWSVIDPLPSYGRGRDAVGGRYISLIFGTNLTDVVITGDNGTIDGQGALWWQKFHGKKLKYTRPYLIEIMYSENIQISNLTLLNSPSWNVHPVYSSNIIIQAITIIAPVTSPNTDGINPDSCTNTRIEDCYIVSGDDCVAVKSGWDEYGIAFAMPTKQLIIRRLTCISPYSATVALGSEMSGGIEDVRIEDVYALNTESGIRIKTAVGRGGYVRNVYVKGMTLHTMKWAFWMTGNYGSHADTHYDPNALPVIQGINYRDVVAVNVTTAARLEGISGDPFTGICISNVTISMRKTKKAPWTCTDIEGITSGVSPTPCALLPDQGPDKAVDICNFPQESLPIENLQLQTCSYSHLT is encoded by the exons ATGGGACGGTTGTGGAGGATGATTTGGGTGGTGGTAATGGTAATAGTAATGGTGGCGCCCTCGTCGTGGGTTAGTTGGAACGGTGGCGGAGGTGTTGAGTGTAGAAAAACAGTTAGGATGTTGGAATCAGCCAGTTTCGACTACCCGGCCATGAGTTGCAGGTCTCACAGCGCCTCCATACTCGACTACGGGGGCGTTGGCGACGGCAAGACTCTCAACACAAAGGCGTTTCAAGACGCTGTCAATGATCTCAGCCAATACGCGTCTCAAGGAGGTGCTCAGCTCTTTGTTCCCTCCGGCAGATGGTTAACTGGTCCCTTCAATCTCACCagctttttttctctctttctccaCAAAGATGCTGTTCTTGTTGCTTCTCAGGATATAAATGAATGGTCTGTGATCGATCCTTTGCCATCCTATGGCCGAGGAAGAGACGCTGTTGGAGGACGATACATTAGTCTTATATTCGGGACTAATCTCACTGACGTTGTTATAACAG GTGACAATGGCACTATTGACGGTCAGGGTGCACTTTGGTGGCAGAAATTTCACGGCAAGAAGCTAAAATACACCCGGCCTTACTTGATTGAAATCATGTATTCTGAAAATATTCAGATTTCGAATCTAACCCTTCTAAACTCTCCTTCCTGGAACGTCCATCCAGTTTACAGTAGCAACATTATAATACAAGCCATCACAATTATAGCTCCGGTCACGTCCCCAAACACGGATGGAATCAATCCCGATTCGTGCACCAACACGAGAATCGAGGACTGTTACATTGTCTCAGGCGACGACTGTGTCGCCGTCAAGAGCGGTTGGGACGAATACGGCATAGCTTTCGCAATGCCAACAAAACAGCTCATCATACGTCGTCTCACATGCATCTCCCCTTACAGCGCCACTGTCGCATTGGGGAGCGAGATGTCAGGCGGGATCGAAGACGTTAGAATCGAGGACGTCTACGCGCTCAACACCGAGTCGGGAATCAGGATCAAGACGGCTGTTGGGCGGGGTGGTTACGTTAGAAACGTGTACGTCAAAGGAATGACTCTGCACACCATGAAATGGGCTTTTTGGATGACGGGTAACTACGGGTCTCATGCAGACACCCATTACGATCCCAACGCACTACCGGTCATCCAAGGGATTAATTACCGCGACGTGGTGGCGGTTAACGTCACGACGGCTGCTAGGCTGGAGGGAATCTCCGGCGATCCCTTCACCGGAATCTGCATCTCGAATGTTACAATAAGTATGAGAAAGACAAAGAAGGCGCCTTGGACATGCACTGATATTGAAGGGATCACTAGTGGTGTTAGTCCAACACCTTGCGCCTTATTGCCGGATCAAGGACCGGATAAAGCTGTTGATATCTGCAATTTCCCACAAGAATCTCTACCCATTGAGAATCTGCAGCTTCAGACATGTTCTTATTCACATTTAACCTAG
- the LOC124923889 gene encoding calmodulin-binding receptor-like cytoplasmic kinase 2 isoform X2: MSSWSSPYSSRTSRSGGLRTPERLPNYSSPSPFLQKSTSRRRNTVVKDAFTTFTGAFTKCFTPTSEPKTFKDLGDSDEFKAISDGSSRGGNMAGRRPSRRSFQTTGSNEQIMCTVEPGSVKFSLNEILKATKNFSSSLKIGQGGFGTVYKGQLTDGTFVAIKRAKKIIYDRQLGAEFENEVKTLSQIEHHNLVKCFGFLKHEDERIIVVEYVSNGNLREHLDCMHMEILSLASRLEIAIDVAHAITYLHTYTDHPIIHRDIKSSNILLTEKLRAKVADFGFARLAPDRNSSATHVSTQVKGTAGYLDPEYLMTYQLTDKSDVYSFGVLLVELMTGRRPIEAKKRKEERITAKWAMKKFMDGEALEVMDPNLEKNDANNFAMGKIFELALRCLGNNRRTRPNMQRCVEALWNLRKDYKEISSSIPQIREDEDDYNNNNNNKDYKA, from the exons ATGAGCAGCTGGAGTTCTCCGTACAGTAGTCGGACGTCCAGGTCCGGCGGCCTACGCACGCCGGAGCGGTTACCTAATTACTCTTCTCCCAGTCCTTTTCTCCAGAAATCGActtcaagaagaagaaacacCGTCGTCAAGGACGCTTTCACGACCTTTACCGGAGCTTTTACAAAGTGTTTCACTCCGACGTCCGAACCAAAAACCTTCAAAGACTTGGGAGATTCCGACGAATTCAAAGCAATTTCCG ACGGCTCGAGCAGAGGTGGCAATATGGCTGGTAGACGTCCTTCCCGGCGTTCATTTCAAACCACTGGTTCAAATGAACAAATCATGTGTACAGTAGAGCCAGGTAGCGTAAAATTCAGCTTGAATGAAATACTCAAAGCGACTAAAAACTTCTCTTCATCCCTCAAAATCGGacaaggtggtttcgggacggTCTACAAAGGACAGCTTACAGATGGAACATTCGTCGCCATTAAACGCGCTAAAAAG ATTATTTACGACAGGCAATTGGGTGCGGAATTTGAAAACGAAGTTAAAACTCTTTCGCAAATAGAACATCATAATTTGGTGAAATGTTTCGGTTTCTTGAAACATGAAGATGAAAGGATTATTGTTGTGGAGTATGTCTCCAATGGAAACCTTAGAGAACACTTAGACT GTATGCACATGGAAATTCTTAGCCTAGCCAGCCGGCTTGAGATTGCCATAGATGTCGCTCACGCCATTACTTATTTGCATACTTATACGG ATCACCCAATAATTCATAGGGACATAAAGTCTTCAAACATTCTGCTAACCGAAAAACTCAGGGCAAAGGTGGCTGATTTTGGTTTTGCTCGGTTAGCACCTGACAGAAATTCAAGTGCCACTCATGTATCCACACAAGTTAAAGGAACAGCAGGTTACTTAGACCCGGAATACTTAATGACCTACCAGTTAACAGACAAGAGCGATGTTTATTCATTCGGAGTGTTACTAGTGGAACTAATGACGGGTAGGCGCCCAATTGAAGCGAAAAAGAGAAAGGAAGAGCGTATAACAGCAAAATGG GCAATGAAGAAGTTTATGGATGGAGAGGCACTTGAAGTTATGGACCCGAATCTGGAGAAAAACGATGCTAACAATTTTGCAATGGGAAAGATTTTTGAGTTGGCATTGCGATGCTTGGGAAACAATAGGAGAACTAGGCCGAATATGCAGAGGTGCGTGGAGGCTCTTTGGAATTTAAGAAAGGATTATAAGGAAATATCATCGTCAATTCCCCAAATAAGAGAGGATGAAGATGAttacaacaacaataataataataaagactACAAGGCGTAA
- the LOC124923889 gene encoding calmodulin-binding receptor-like cytoplasmic kinase 2 isoform X1, translating into MSSWSSPYSSRTSRSGGLRTPERLPNYSSPSPFLQKSTSRRRNTVVKDAFTTFTGAFTKCFTPTSEPKTFKDLGDSDEFKAISVKSDGSSRGGNMAGRRPSRRSFQTTGSNEQIMCTVEPGSVKFSLNEILKATKNFSSSLKIGQGGFGTVYKGQLTDGTFVAIKRAKKIIYDRQLGAEFENEVKTLSQIEHHNLVKCFGFLKHEDERIIVVEYVSNGNLREHLDCMHMEILSLASRLEIAIDVAHAITYLHTYTDHPIIHRDIKSSNILLTEKLRAKVADFGFARLAPDRNSSATHVSTQVKGTAGYLDPEYLMTYQLTDKSDVYSFGVLLVELMTGRRPIEAKKRKEERITAKWAMKKFMDGEALEVMDPNLEKNDANNFAMGKIFELALRCLGNNRRTRPNMQRCVEALWNLRKDYKEISSSIPQIREDEDDYNNNNNNKDYKA; encoded by the exons ATGAGCAGCTGGAGTTCTCCGTACAGTAGTCGGACGTCCAGGTCCGGCGGCCTACGCACGCCGGAGCGGTTACCTAATTACTCTTCTCCCAGTCCTTTTCTCCAGAAATCGActtcaagaagaagaaacacCGTCGTCAAGGACGCTTTCACGACCTTTACCGGAGCTTTTACAAAGTGTTTCACTCCGACGTCCGAACCAAAAACCTTCAAAGACTTGGGAGATTCCGACGAATTCAAAGCAATTTCCG TCAAATCAGACGGCTCGAGCAGAGGTGGCAATATGGCTGGTAGACGTCCTTCCCGGCGTTCATTTCAAACCACTGGTTCAAATGAACAAATCATGTGTACAGTAGAGCCAGGTAGCGTAAAATTCAGCTTGAATGAAATACTCAAAGCGACTAAAAACTTCTCTTCATCCCTCAAAATCGGacaaggtggtttcgggacggTCTACAAAGGACAGCTTACAGATGGAACATTCGTCGCCATTAAACGCGCTAAAAAG ATTATTTACGACAGGCAATTGGGTGCGGAATTTGAAAACGAAGTTAAAACTCTTTCGCAAATAGAACATCATAATTTGGTGAAATGTTTCGGTTTCTTGAAACATGAAGATGAAAGGATTATTGTTGTGGAGTATGTCTCCAATGGAAACCTTAGAGAACACTTAGACT GTATGCACATGGAAATTCTTAGCCTAGCCAGCCGGCTTGAGATTGCCATAGATGTCGCTCACGCCATTACTTATTTGCATACTTATACGG ATCACCCAATAATTCATAGGGACATAAAGTCTTCAAACATTCTGCTAACCGAAAAACTCAGGGCAAAGGTGGCTGATTTTGGTTTTGCTCGGTTAGCACCTGACAGAAATTCAAGTGCCACTCATGTATCCACACAAGTTAAAGGAACAGCAGGTTACTTAGACCCGGAATACTTAATGACCTACCAGTTAACAGACAAGAGCGATGTTTATTCATTCGGAGTGTTACTAGTGGAACTAATGACGGGTAGGCGCCCAATTGAAGCGAAAAAGAGAAAGGAAGAGCGTATAACAGCAAAATGG GCAATGAAGAAGTTTATGGATGGAGAGGCACTTGAAGTTATGGACCCGAATCTGGAGAAAAACGATGCTAACAATTTTGCAATGGGAAAGATTTTTGAGTTGGCATTGCGATGCTTGGGAAACAATAGGAGAACTAGGCCGAATATGCAGAGGTGCGTGGAGGCTCTTTGGAATTTAAGAAAGGATTATAAGGAAATATCATCGTCAATTCCCCAAATAAGAGAGGATGAAGATGAttacaacaacaataataataataaagactACAAGGCGTAA
- the LOC124923891 gene encoding ATG8-interacting protein 2-like isoform X2: MADDAAKEVNSSHGTEWEVVSLTASAYASSPSPKQVEVTDEVEADQAETSEAMFLSGHFVFPPNQLESLPVELGDVEIQNEQLEGTDNIPQMISDQGGRSDVKDEDNWNLKGLVVSDEIYGMSLSDAKVNKLSVHSSNFEEDVTLQGLNLVDKELPSIYSCIVYDENDETEVTPERVIDMSEEGQSGGTPPFPQSLEHMKDDDDDTNGNPELPGDEAWWKRQAISFYSHAKEANAFWSVFLAATVMGIVILGQHWQHERWQALQLKLKFNINDEMGRMLGPISRFKDMIVGGNRRGSFIKDRSSVQREI, translated from the exons ATGGCAGATGATGCAGCAAAAGAGGTGAATTCATCTCATGGTACTGAATGGGAGGTTGTTTCGTTAACAGCATCAGCATATGCCTCATCTCCTAGTCCTAAACAAGTGGAAGTAACTGATGAAGTTGAGGCAGATCAAGCTGAAACATCTGAGGCTATGTTTTTGTCTGGCCACTTTGTCTTTCCACCAAATCAGCTCGAGAGTTTGCCCGTGGAACTGGGAgatgttgaaattcaaaatGAACAGCTGGAGGGTACAGATAACATACCTCAGATGATTTCAGATCAAGGGGGTAGATCAGATGTGAAGGATGAGGATAACTGGAATCTGAAGGGATTAGTTGTTTCGGACGAGATTTATGGAATGTCATTATCTGATGCGAAGGTTAACAAATTATCTGTCCATAGTTCTAACTTTGAAGAAGATGTAACATTGCAAGGGCTTAATTTGGTTGACAAAGAGTTGCCTAGCATTTACAGTTGTATAGTTTACGATGAAAATGATGAGACTGAAGTGACACCAGAACGAGTAATTGATATGTCTGAAGAAGGCCAAAGTGGAGGTACTCCTCCATTTCCACAGTCTCTCGAGCATATGAAGGATGATGATGACGACACGAATGGCAATCCGGAGCTCCCTGGTGATGAAGCTTGGTGGAAAAGACAAGCCATCTCCTTTTATAGCCACGCAAAAGAAGCAAATGCATTTTGGTCTGTTTTCCTCGCAGCAACTGTAATGGGGATTGTCATTCTTGGGCAGCATTGGCAACATGAAAGGTGGCAGGCTTTGCAACTTAAGTTGAAGTTCAATATAAATGATGAG ATGGGAAGGATGCTAGGTCCGATATCTCGATTCAAAGACATGATTGTGGGTGGGAACCGACGTGGTTCTTTCATCAAAGACCGTTCATCAGTGCAGCGTGAAATATGA
- the LOC124924858 gene encoding S-adenosyl-L-methionine:benzoic acid/salicylic acid carboxyl methyltransferase 1-like → MHYRAVAYYVHITRENYAIERLKMIKMLCMKGGNGDTSYANNSLLQKQVITITMPVIQAAMTNMHRNMSFPVTKILCMADLGCSSGPNTIFIMSELVRTIYETCEVSGHKSPEFQIYLNDLPGNDFNTLFKSLQGSLEKMVQVMGTCLGPCFFMGTPGSFYGRLFPSKSLNFVHSSYSLMWLSQVPQGIENNKENICIGSTSPPNVLEAYYKQFQKDFSLFLRCSEEIMAGGQMVMTIMGRKNEDRSSIEGIYTWELLAMALNQMVSEEIIEKKKMEAFNVPLYTPSTGEVKLEVEKEGSFIIDYLEVSQVEWSACNWGLSTNDTNGYQYDLAQCMRAVAEPMLAGHFGESIIDQFFHSYDNILCDRIIKENPKLYNVTVVMVKK, encoded by the exons ATGCATTATAGAGCTGTAGCGTATTATGTTCATATTACAAGAGAAAATTACGCAAT agagagattaaaaatgattaagatGCTTTGCATGAAGGGAGGAAATGGGGACACTAGTTATGCCAACAATTCGTTACTTCAG AAACAAGTTATCACCATAACGATGCCGGTGATTCAAGCCGCCATGACAAACATGCATCGCAACATGAGTTTTCCAGTAACCAAAATACTTTGTATGGCGGACTTGGGGTGCTCTTCCGGACCAAACACCATTTTCATCATGTCGGAGTTGGTTAGAACCATTTACGAAACTTGTGAGGTTTCTGGGCATAAGTCGCCTGAATTTCAAATTTACTTGAATGATTTACCGGGAAATGACTTCAATACCCTCTTCAAGTCTTTGCAAGGATCTCTTGAAAAGATGGTACAAGTTATGGGAACATGTCTTGGCCCATGTTTCTTCATGGGAACACCTGGTTCATTCTATGGCCGTTTATTTCCATCTAAAAGCCTCAATTTTGTGCATTCTTCTTATAGTCTCATGTGGCTTTCTCAG gTTCCACAAGGGATAGAGAATAATAAGGAAAACATATGCATAGGCAGCACAAGCCCACCTAATGTGTTGGAAGCATACTATAAGCAGTTTCAAAAGGATTTTTCTCTATTTCTTCGATGTTCCGAGGAAATTATGGCAGGTGGTCAAATGGTTATGACCATTATGGGCAGGAAAAACGAAGATCGGTCTAGCATAGAAGGCATCTACACTTGGGAACTCCTAGCCATGGCCCTCAATCAAATGGTCTCCGAG GAGATAatagaaaagaagaaaatggaAGCATTTAACGTCCCACTATACACCCCATCCACGGGAGAAGTGAAGTTGGAAGTTGAGAAAGAAGGCTCATTCATTATCGACTACCTCGAGGTTAGCCAAGTCGAGTGGAGTGCTTGCAATTGGGGGCTATCAACTAATGACACAAACGGTTATCAATATGACCTGGCTCAATGCATGAGGGCTGTTGCGGAGCCCATGCTAGCCGGCCATTTCGGTGAGTCGATCATTGACCAATTTTTTCATAGCTATGATAACATATTGTGCGACCGCATTATTAAGGAGAACCCTAAACTCTATAATGTTACGGTTGTGATGGTTAAAAAGTAG
- the LOC124923915 gene encoding protein BPS1, chloroplastic-like, producing the protein MSRPQNPQRPSFPFGNPFKLILPNSSSVSPRHATLLTNFELSLAERLEKLNPKNGEDVLALSWMVSAIVSVCETHAYIKTFISDLELSVYDWDAKWIDLYLDDSLKLLDICISFSSELAHFSQGHLLLQCIMHNMEANPTKASEQANSFINDWNRHISSRNPRLEVCSSIIDDLTATTNLPKIKNSSKGKVLVKAMYGVKVHTLFVLGIFLAAFSGSAKLTSFQVPDICIWSHAFENLQNRLQKEVKDRSSKGGRFSLVKELNSVDTIVGKLHPIVQDESGSAKMQAFGDDTCDLKDRAEKLSLGLDSLTKGVEGFFQILLSGRDALLSKFRTALKVEDPMQKRIGVR; encoded by the coding sequence ATGAGCCGTCCACAAAATCCCCAGAGACCATCGTTTCCATTTGGGAATCCGTTCAAGTTGATATTACCAAACAGTTCTTCTGTGTCTCCAAGGCATGCTACTTTACTTACCAATTTCGAACTGTCCTTGGCTGAAAGACTGGAGAAGCTTAATCCAAAGAATGGAGAAGATGTTCTTGCCTTGTCATGGATGGTATCTGCTATAGTTTCTGTTTGTGAAACTCATGCCTATATAAAAACCTTCATTTCCGATCTTGAACTATCCGTTTATGATTGGGATGCAAAATGGATTGATTTATATCTAGACGATAGTTTGAAGCTACTGGACATATGCATCTCTTTTAGTTCTGAACTCGCACATTTCTCACAAGGTCATCTCTTACTTCAGTGTATAATGCACAACATGGAAGCAAACCCTACAAAAGCATCAGAACAAGCCAATTCATTCATTAATGACTGGAATAGACATATAAGTTCCAGGAATCCAAGATTAGAGGTTTGTTCTAGTATCATAGATGATCTTACTGCAACTACAAACTTGCCTAAGATTAAGAACTCGTCAAAAGGGAAAGTTCTAGTGAAGGCTATGTACGGTGTTAAAGTCCATACTTTATTTGTCCTTGGTATTTTCCTTGCTGCTTTTTCAGGCTCAGCAAAGTTAACGAGCTTCCAGGTTCCAGATATCTGCATTTGGTCTCATGCTTTTGAAAATCTCCAGAATCGTTTGCAAAAGGAGGTAAAAGACAGGTCATCTAAGGGGGGAAGGTTTAGTCTTGTAAAAGAGTTAAATTCAGTTGATACTATTGTCGGGAAGTTGCATCCTATTGTGCAGGATGAGTCAGGATCTGCTAAAATGCAAGCATTTGGAGATGATACTTGTGATTTAAAAGATAGAGCCGAGAAACTTTCACTTGGTCTGGATAGTCTTACTAAAGGAGTTGAAGGCTTCTTTCAGATTCTTCTTAGTGGACGTGATGCTCTGCTTTCAAAGTTCAGAACTGCATTAAAAGTCGAGGATCCAATGCAAAAAAGAATTGGCGTTCGTTGA